One segment of Streptomyces sp. XD-27 DNA contains the following:
- the speB gene encoding agmatinase, which yields MSTDVREPVGPVDSSRIPRYAGPATFARLPRIDQVGGTADVAVVGVPFDTGVSYRPGARFGGNAIREASRLLRPYNPAQDASPFALAQVADAGDISANPFDINEAVETIEAATDDLLGTGARLMTLGGDHTIALPILRSVARKHGPVALLHFDAHLDTWDTYFGAEYTHGTPFRRAVEEGILDTSALSHVGTRGPLYGKKDLDDDAKMGFGIVTSADVMRRGVDEVADQLRQRIGDRPLYISIDIDVLDPAHAPGTGTPEAGGLTSRELLEILRGLAGCNLVSADLVEVAPAYDHAEMTSVAASHTAYELTTIMARQIAAARA from the coding sequence ATGAGCACAGACGTCCGTGAGCCCGTAGGCCCTGTCGACTCGTCCCGTATCCCGCGCTACGCCGGGCCCGCGACCTTCGCCCGGCTGCCGCGCATCGACCAGGTCGGCGGCACCGCCGACGTCGCCGTCGTCGGCGTGCCCTTCGACACCGGGGTCTCCTACCGCCCCGGCGCGCGCTTCGGCGGCAACGCCATCCGTGAGGCCTCGCGGCTGCTGCGCCCGTACAACCCGGCCCAGGACGCCTCGCCGTTCGCGCTCGCGCAGGTCGCCGACGCCGGTGACATCTCCGCGAACCCGTTCGACATCAACGAGGCCGTCGAGACGATCGAGGCGGCCACCGACGACCTGCTGGGCACCGGCGCCCGCCTGATGACCCTCGGCGGCGACCACACCATCGCGCTGCCGATCCTCCGCTCGGTCGCCCGCAAGCACGGTCCGGTCGCACTGCTGCACTTCGACGCGCACCTGGACACGTGGGACACCTACTTCGGCGCGGAGTACACCCATGGCACGCCGTTCCGGCGCGCGGTGGAGGAGGGCATCCTCGACACCTCCGCTCTTTCGCATGTCGGAACCCGTGGTCCGCTGTACGGAAAGAAGGATCTGGACGACGACGCGAAGATGGGCTTCGGCATCGTCACCTCCGCCGACGTCATGCGGCGCGGTGTGGACGAGGTGGCCGACCAGCTCCGCCAGCGCATAGGCGACCGCCCGCTGTACATCTCCATCGACATCGACGTCCTCGACCCGGCCCACGCGCCGGGCACCGGGACCCCGGAGGCCGGCGGTCTCACCTCCCGCGAGCTGCTGGAGATCCTGCGCGGGCTGGCGGGCTGCAACCTGGTCTCCGCCGACCTGGTCGAGGTCGCACCGGCCTACGACCACGCCGAGATGACCTCCGTCGCGGCCTCGCACACGGCGTACGAGCTGACCACGATCATGGCCCGCCAGATCGCCGCCGCCCGCGCCTGA
- a CDS encoding phosphatase encodes MPIPSSAPSRPELIDHLIRTRIAGNVATPRDNNLSHYRKLANGDRHYWLGLELGDRWTDEQDVLAVMAERCGVIDDPEHRAGQDTIDPELTVGALDRMAAELRKAAEAGARVLFATGHPGGLLDVHRATAAALRAAGCEIVEIPGGLEADEGYVFQFADVAVLERGATLWHTHSPAPMAAILDGLARDGRPLPDLVVADHGWAGCAGQRGIKAVGYADCNDPALFLGEAEGTLAAVVPLDDHVTNPRFYDPMTAYLLDAAGLTAQF; translated from the coding sequence ATGCCGATACCGAGCTCCGCGCCCAGCCGCCCCGAACTGATCGACCACCTCATCCGCACGCGGATCGCGGGGAACGTCGCCACCCCCCGCGACAACAACCTCTCCCACTACCGCAAGCTGGCCAACGGCGACCGGCACTACTGGCTGGGGCTGGAGCTGGGCGACCGCTGGACCGACGAGCAGGACGTGCTGGCGGTCATGGCGGAGCGCTGCGGCGTGATCGACGATCCGGAGCACCGGGCGGGGCAGGACACCATCGACCCGGAGCTGACGGTCGGCGCCCTGGACCGGATGGCCGCGGAGCTGCGCAAGGCCGCAGAGGCGGGTGCGCGGGTGCTGTTCGCCACCGGGCACCCGGGTGGGCTGCTGGACGTCCACCGCGCCACGGCCGCCGCGCTGCGGGCCGCGGGCTGCGAGATCGTCGAGATCCCCGGCGGTCTCGAGGCGGACGAGGGGTATGTCTTCCAGTTCGCCGACGTGGCGGTGCTGGAGCGCGGTGCGACGCTGTGGCACACCCACTCCCCCGCCCCGATGGCGGCCATCCTGGACGGGCTCGCCCGGGACGGCCGACCGCTGCCGGACCTGGTGGTGGCCGACCACGGCTGGGCGGGCTGCGCCGGACAGCGCGGCATCAAGGCCGTCGGGTACGCGGACTGCAACGACCCGGCGCTGTTCCTGGGCGAGGCGGAGGGCACGCTGGCGGCGGTGGTGCCGCTGGACGACCACGTGACCAACCCGCGGTTCTACGACCCGATGACGGCCTATCTGCTGGACGCGGCGGGGCTCACGGCTCAGTTCTGA
- a CDS encoding acyl-CoA thioesterase II, producing MNEALQDLVDLLDLEQIDRDIFRGASRPSVVERAFGGQVASQALAAAGRTVPDGRAVHSLHSYFLRPGDPRAPIVYTVDRIRDGFSISNRRVVAVQHGKPMFHLSASFQVSEEGLEHQEPMPAAPDPLTLPTAREQVSRYAHLFTDPRVVRRMVQVRSAVDLRYVDPPPYGSIGQPRDAKSQVWFRVNGKLDGDIDRPLMHACLATYVSDMTLLDSVLLAHGRGGWAVGDVVGASLDHAMWFHRPFRADEWLLYDQRSPTAAGGRGLARGRIFTQEGQLAVSVVQEGMIRVPRPRAAAQAEAGGTAQN from the coding sequence ATGAATGAAGCACTTCAGGACCTGGTCGACCTGCTCGACCTGGAGCAGATCGACCGGGACATCTTCCGCGGCGCGAGCCGCCCGTCCGTGGTGGAGCGGGCCTTCGGCGGCCAGGTGGCCTCGCAGGCCCTGGCCGCCGCCGGGCGCACGGTCCCGGACGGCCGCGCGGTGCACTCACTGCACTCGTACTTCCTGCGGCCGGGCGACCCCCGCGCGCCGATCGTCTACACCGTCGACCGGATCCGCGACGGCTTCTCCATCAGCAACCGCAGGGTCGTCGCCGTCCAGCACGGTAAGCCGATGTTCCATCTCTCCGCCTCCTTCCAGGTGTCCGAGGAGGGGTTGGAACACCAGGAGCCGATGCCGGCGGCCCCCGATCCGCTGACCCTGCCGACCGCGCGGGAACAAGTGTCGCGTTACGCCCACCTGTTCACCGATCCGCGGGTCGTCCGGCGCATGGTCCAGGTCCGTTCCGCCGTGGATCTGCGGTACGTGGATCCGCCGCCGTACGGCAGCATCGGACAGCCCCGCGACGCGAAGTCGCAGGTTTGGTTCCGGGTGAACGGCAAACTGGACGGCGATATCGACCGGCCGCTGATGCACGCCTGCCTGGCCACCTACGTCTCCGACATGACCCTGCTGGACTCGGTGCTGCTCGCCCACGGGCGCGGCGGCTGGGCCGTCGGCGACGTGGTCGGCGCCAGCCTGGACCACGCCATGTGGTTCCACCGGCCCTTCCGCGCCGACGAGTGGCTGCTCTACGACCAGCGGAGCCCGACCGCGGCGGGCGGCCGCGGCCTCGCCAGGGGGCGGATCTTCACCCAGGAGGGGCAGCTCGCGGTGTCGGTGGTCCAGGAGGGCATGATCCGGGTGCCGCGGCCCAGGGCCGCGGCACAAGCGGAGGCCGGCGGCACGGCTCAGAACTGA
- a CDS encoding TetR/AcrR family transcriptional regulator, translated as MSTHAPATTRRDQILREAARLFAERGFHGVGVDEIGAAVGISGPGLYRHFAGKDAMLAELLVGISGRLLAGGKRRVADAAAAGHDAAAVLDSLIEGHIDFALDDRPLITLHDRELDRLRDSDRKMVRQLQRQYVELWVEVVREVYPGLAESVARAAVHAVFGLLNSTPHLGRGALPARNLTAELLHRLALGAFGAASGADGAGPGR; from the coding sequence ATGAGTACGCACGCGCCCGCCACGACCCGCCGCGACCAGATCCTCAGGGAGGCCGCCCGGCTCTTCGCCGAGCGCGGGTTCCACGGCGTCGGCGTGGACGAGATAGGGGCCGCCGTCGGGATCAGCGGGCCCGGCCTCTACCGCCACTTCGCAGGCAAGGACGCCATGCTCGCCGAGCTGCTCGTCGGCATCAGCGGCCGACTGCTGGCGGGCGGCAAGCGCCGGGTCGCCGACGCCGCCGCGGCCGGGCACGACGCGGCCGCCGTCCTGGACTCGCTCATCGAGGGCCACATCGACTTCGCGCTCGACGACCGCCCGCTGATCACCCTGCACGACCGCGAGCTGGACCGGCTGCGCGACAGCGACCGCAAGATGGTGCGCCAGCTCCAGCGGCAGTATGTGGAGCTGTGGGTCGAGGTGGTCCGCGAGGTCTACCCGGGGCTCGCCGAGAGCGTGGCGAGGGCCGCCGTGCACGCCGTCTTCGGCCTGCTCAACTCCACCCCGCACCTCGGCCGCGGCGCGCTCCCGGCCCGCAACCTCACCGCCGAGCTGCTGCACCGGCTCGCCCTCGGCGCGTTCGGGGCCGCCTCGGGTGCGGACGGGGCGGGGCCGGGGCGCTGA
- a CDS encoding carboxyl transferase domain-containing protein, with amino-acid sequence MEQAPVLRSGADPGSDVWRANEAAHRELSARLREKLAVARLGGGEKARARHTARGKLLPRDRVDTLLDPGSPFLELAPLAADGMYEGQAPAAGVIAGIGRVSGREVVVVANDATVKGGTYYPMTVKKHLRAQEVALENRLPCVYLVDSGGAFLPMQDQVFPDREHFGRIFYNQARMSGAGIPQIAAVLGSCTAGGAYVPAMSDEAVIVREQGTIFLGGPPLVKAATGEVVTAEELGGGEVHSKVSGVTDHLAEDDAHALRIVRSIVSTLPPSLAQRGRLPWPVTAAEEPAVDPAGLYGAVPVDSRTPYDVREVIARVVDGSRFAEFKAEFGTTLVTGFARIHGHPVGIVANNGILFSESAQKGAHFIELCDQRGIPLVFLQNISGFMVGRSYEAGGIAKHGAKMVTAVACTRVPKLTVVVGGSYGAGNYSMCGRAYSPRFMWMWPNAKISVMGGEQAASVLATVKRDQLEGRGESWSAEDEEAFRAPIREQYETQGNAYYATARLWDDGVIDPLETRTVLGLALTACANAPLPETDPAAPGFGVFRM; translated from the coding sequence ATGGAGCAGGCACCGGTGCTGAGGAGTGGCGCCGACCCGGGATCCGACGTCTGGCGCGCCAACGAGGCCGCGCACCGCGAGCTGTCGGCGCGGCTGCGCGAGAAGCTCGCCGTGGCGCGGCTGGGCGGCGGCGAGAAGGCACGCGCGCGGCACACCGCACGCGGCAAGCTGCTGCCTCGGGACCGGGTGGACACCCTGCTCGACCCCGGATCGCCGTTCCTGGAGCTGGCGCCGCTGGCGGCGGACGGGATGTACGAGGGCCAGGCCCCGGCGGCGGGGGTGATCGCCGGGATCGGGCGGGTCTCGGGGCGCGAGGTGGTGGTCGTCGCCAACGACGCCACCGTCAAGGGCGGCACGTACTACCCGATGACGGTCAAGAAGCATCTGCGCGCTCAGGAGGTGGCCCTGGAGAACCGCCTGCCGTGCGTGTATCTGGTCGACTCCGGTGGCGCCTTCCTGCCCATGCAGGACCAGGTCTTCCCCGACCGGGAGCACTTCGGGCGGATCTTCTACAACCAGGCGCGGATGTCGGGGGCCGGCATCCCGCAGATCGCGGCGGTGCTCGGGTCGTGTACGGCGGGCGGCGCGTACGTCCCGGCGATGAGCGACGAAGCCGTCATCGTGCGCGAGCAGGGCACGATCTTCCTGGGCGGCCCGCCGCTGGTGAAGGCCGCCACGGGTGAGGTCGTCACGGCGGAGGAGCTGGGCGGCGGCGAGGTGCACTCCAAGGTCTCCGGCGTCACCGACCACCTCGCCGAGGACGACGCGCACGCGCTGCGGATCGTCCGCTCCATCGTCTCCACGCTGCCGCCCTCGCTCGCGCAGCGGGGCCGGCTGCCCTGGCCGGTGACGGCCGCCGAAGAGCCCGCCGTCGACCCCGCGGGGTTGTACGGGGCGGTGCCGGTGGACTCCCGCACGCCCTACGACGTGCGGGAGGTCATCGCACGGGTGGTCGACGGCTCGCGCTTCGCCGAGTTCAAGGCCGAGTTCGGGACGACGCTCGTCACAGGCTTCGCAAGGATCCACGGCCACCCGGTCGGGATCGTCGCCAACAACGGCATCCTGTTCTCCGAATCCGCCCAGAAGGGCGCGCACTTCATCGAGCTGTGCGACCAGCGCGGCATTCCGCTGGTCTTCTTGCAGAACATCTCCGGCTTCATGGTGGGCCGTTCCTACGAGGCGGGCGGGATCGCCAAGCACGGCGCCAAGATGGTGACCGCGGTGGCCTGCACCCGGGTGCCGAAGCTGACCGTCGTGGTCGGCGGTTCGTACGGCGCGGGCAACTACTCCATGTGCGGCCGCGCGTATTCGCCGCGCTTCATGTGGATGTGGCCGAACGCGAAGATCTCCGTGATGGGCGGGGAGCAGGCCGCCTCGGTGCTCGCCACGGTCAAGCGCGACCAGTTGGAGGGCCGCGGGGAGAGCTGGAGCGCGGAGGACGAGGAGGCGTTCCGGGCGCCGATCCGCGAGCAGTACGAGACCCAGGGGAACGCGTACTACGCCACGGCGCGGCTGTGGGACGACGGCGTGATCGACCCGCTGGAGACCCGGACGGTGCTGGGCCTGGCGCTCACCGCCTGCGCCAACGCGCCACTGCCCGAGACGGACCCCGCGGCGCCCGGCTTCGGCGTCTTCCGGATGTGA